One region of Eubalaena glacialis isolate mEubGla1 chromosome 6, mEubGla1.1.hap2.+ XY, whole genome shotgun sequence genomic DNA includes:
- the ADARB1 gene encoding double-stranded RNA-specific editase 1 isoform X4: protein MDVEDEENMSSSSTDVKENCGMDGAPPKDGSAPGPGEGAPLSNGGGGGAGRKRALDESSNGHSKFRLKKRRRAPGPALPKNALMQLNEIKPGLQYSLLSQTGPVHAPLFVMAVEVNGQVFEGSGPTKKKAKLHAAEKALRSFVQFPNASEAHLAMGRSLSANADFTSDQADFPDALFNGFETPDRPDMPFYLGANGDDSFSSSGDLSLAASPMPASLAQLPLPVPPPFPPPSGKNPVMILNELRPGLKYDFLSESGESHAKNFVLSVVVDGQFFEGSGRSKKLAKARAAQSALATVFNLRLDQTPSRQPVPSEGLQLHSPQVLADAVARLVLEKFGDLTDNFAAPHARRKVLAGIVMTTGTDVKDAKVISVSTGTKCINGEYMSDRGLALNDCHAEIISRRSLLRFLYTQLELYLNSKDDQKRSIFEKSERGGFKLKENVRFHLYISTSPCGDARIFSPHEPVLEEPADRHPNRKARGQLRTKIESGEGTIPVRSNASIQTWDGVLQGERLLTMSCSDKMARWNVVGIQGALLSVFVEPIYFSSIILGSLYHGDHLSRAMYQRISNIEDLPALYTLNKPLLSGISNAEARQPGKAPNFSVNWTVGDSAIEVINATTGKDELGRASRLCSLQLTALQDH from the exons ATGGATGTAGAAGATGAAGAAAACATGA GTTCGAGCAGCACAGATGTTAAGGAAAACTGCGGTATGGACGGCGCGCCCCCCAAGGACGGCAGCGCCCCGGGGCCTGGCGAGGGCGCCCCGCTCTCCaacgggggcggcgggggcgccGGCAGGAAGCGGGCCCTGGACGAGAGCAGCAATGGCCACTCCAAGTTCCGCCTGAAGAAGCGGAGGAGGGCGCCGGGGCCCGCGCTGCCCAAGAACGCGCTGATGCAGCTCAACGAGATCAAGCCCGGCCTGCAGTACTCGCTGCTGTCGCAGACGGGACCCGTGCACGCGCCCCTCTTCGTCATGGCCGTCGAGGTCAACGGGCAGGTCTTCGAGGGCTCCGGCCCCACGAAGAAGAAGGCCAAGCTGCACGCGGCCGAGAAGGCCTTGCGCTCCTTCGTCCAGTTTCCCAACGCCTCTGAGGCCCACCTGGCCATGGGCCGGAGCCTGTCCGCCAATGCAGACTTCACATCCGACCAGGCTGACTTCCCCGACGCGCTCTTCAATGGCTTCGAGACCCCGGACAGGCCGGACATGCCCTTCTACCTGGGTGCCAATGGCGACGACTCCTTCAGCTCGAGTGGGGACCTCAGCCTGGCTGCGTCTCCCATGCCCGCCAGCCTGGCCCAGCTGCCCCTCCCCGTGCCCCCGCCGTTCCCACCCCCGAGCGGGAAGAACCCCGTGATGATCCTGAACGAGCTGCGCCCGGGACTGAAGTACGACTTCCTCTCGGAGAGCGGGGAGAGCCACGCCAAAAACTTCGTCCTGTCCGTGGTCGTGGACGGGCAGTTCTTTGAAGGCTCGGGGAGGAGCAAAAAGCTCGCCAAGGCCCGGGCCGCGCAGTCCGCCCTGGCCACTGTCTTTAACTTGCGCCTGGACCAGACCCCGTCTCGCCAGCCCGTCCCCAGCGAGGGCCTCCAGCTGCACTCGCCACAG GTCTTAGCCGATGCCGTGGCTCGCCTGGTTCTGGAGAAGTTTGGGGACCTGACGGACAACTTCGCCGCCCCTCACGCGCGCAGGAAAGTTCTTGCTGGAATCGTCATGACAACAG gcACAGATGTGAAGGATGCCAAGGTGATCAGTGTTTCCACAGGAACAAAGTGTATTAACGGCGAGTACATGAGTGATCGCGGCCTTGCGCTGAACGACTGCCACGCAGAAATCATATCTCGAAGATCCTTGCTTAGATTTCTTTACACACAACTTGAGCTTTACTTAAA TAGCAAAGATGATCAGAAAAGATCCATCTTTGAGAAATCCGAGCGGGGAGGATTTAAGCTGAAGGAGAACGTCCGGTTCCATCTGTACATCAGCACCTCCCCCTGTGGAGATGCCAGGATCTTCTCGCCACACGAGCCCGTCCTGGAAG AACCAGCAGACAGACACCCGAATCGTAAAGCCCGAGGACAGCTGCGGACAAAAATAGAGTCTGGTGAGGGGACGATCCCAGTCCGCTCGAATGCCAGCATCCAGACGTGGGACGGGGTGCTGCAAGGGGAGCGGCTGCTCACCATGTCCTGCAGTGACAAGATGGCGCG GTGGAACGTGGTGGGCATCCAGGGCGCCCTGCTCAGCGTCTTTGTGGAGCCGATCTACTTCTCCAGCATCATCCTGGGCAGCCTCTACCACGGGGACCACCTCTCCAGGGCCATGTACCAGCGCATCTCCAACATAGAGGACCTGCCCGCCCTGTACACCCTCAACAAGCCTCTGCTCAGCG